In the genome of Spirochaetia bacterium, one region contains:
- a CDS encoding uracil phosphoribosyltransferase, which translates to MNEIVLHAADLDGYLTENDKEAIETVSRMYQVSLDHCKVLGSSENETELKTAGEGLTESAGQIGDFLDSFCANEPRIHVYSFETPQEQHGQASRLVAKLRQPSTSHEEFLYYIQRAYEMMFAHVYTDAALPHKRSIITQTPVNIPVTNFAAHRIPNVDAEIHNCVMCVMLRGALLPSMIMSKEIQDYSSDAFVTPFALFKIKRDESKKEVNMDYILNLDKSYFDLEELDGKDLVFADPMNATGGSFVTIVRYLEQQGVRPHSIKFINVISALKGAVRICRAIPNVEVHTLWMDPVLNEKAYILPGLGDAGDRLNGMDGKVPRNMIQLIADYGSNITNLYRDQVREIEQTVLGR; encoded by the coding sequence ATGAACGAAATTGTATTGCACGCTGCCGATTTGGACGGCTACCTGACAGAGAATGACAAAGAAGCAATTGAAACCGTAAGCCGGATGTACCAGGTATCGCTTGACCACTGCAAGGTCCTGGGATCCTCGGAGAATGAGACGGAACTGAAGACAGCCGGAGAAGGCCTTACGGAATCCGCAGGGCAGATCGGGGATTTCCTTGACAGCTTCTGTGCCAATGAACCACGCATCCACGTCTATTCCTTTGAAACCCCACAGGAACAGCATGGACAGGCATCCCGTCTGGTTGCAAAACTGAGACAGCCGTCTACCAGCCATGAAGAATTCCTCTACTACATCCAGCGTGCCTATGAAATGATGTTCGCCCATGTATATACAGATGCTGCATTGCCTCACAAACGGTCAATCATTACACAGACTCCCGTGAATATCCCTGTAACCAATTTTGCAGCCCACCGTATTCCTAATGTCGATGCGGAAATCCACAACTGCGTGATGTGTGTCATGCTCAGGGGTGCACTGCTTCCTTCGATGATCATGAGCAAGGAAATACAGGATTATAGCAGCGATGCCTTTGTCACTCCCTTTGCCTTGTTCAAGATAAAACGGGATGAAAGCAAGAAAGAAGTAAATATGGATTACATACTCAACCTTGATAAAAGCTATTTTGACTTGGAAGAGCTTGATGGCAAGGACTTGGTATTTGCCGATCCGATGAACGCGACAGGCGGTTCCTTCGTTACCATCGTCCGTTATCTGGAACAACAGGGTGTCAGACCGCATTCAATCAAATTCATCAATGTCATCTCAGCACTCAAGGGTGCAGTGAGGATCTGCCGTGCCATACCCAATGTAGAAGTCCATACGCTCTGGATGGACCCAGTGCTCAATGAAAAGGCATATATTCTTCCTGGACTGGGCGATGCAGGTGACCGATTGAACGGCATGGACGGAAAGGTCCCAAGGAATATGATCCAGTTGATTGCAGACTATGGCTCAAACATCACCAACCTCTATCGTGATCAGGTCAGGGAAATAGAGCAGACCGTCTTAGGCCGATAG
- a CDS encoding adenylate kinase, translating to MNLVFLGPPGAGKGTIAAIAKDFFGIPHISTGDLFRSNIKNETELGKQVKAILAGGNLVPDSVTIAMVKDRLTEADAKKGFILDGFPRTVPQADALGDMTSLDAVVNFVLDKDTILKRLSGRRVCKSTGRTYHILYNPPKVEGIDDETGEPLIQRDDDKPEAILNRLEVYRSQTEPLIGYYREKGLLVDIDSSKSPEVVMEELKKAVAR from the coding sequence ATGAATCTAGTATTCCTAGGCCCTCCGGGAGCAGGCAAGGGCACCATTGCGGCGATTGCCAAGGATTTTTTCGGAATTCCCCATATCTCTACGGGTGATCTTTTCCGAAGCAATATCAAGAATGAGACAGAACTGGGCAAACAGGTAAAAGCCATATTGGCCGGAGGCAACCTTGTTCCTGACAGTGTGACCATTGCCATGGTCAAGGACAGGCTTACAGAAGCTGATGCCAAGAAAGGTTTTATCCTTGATGGTTTTCCACGGACTGTCCCGCAGGCAGATGCATTGGGCGATATGACAAGCCTGGATGCTGTCGTCAACTTTGTCCTGGACAAGGATACCATCCTGAAGAGGCTTTCGGGAAGACGGGTATGCAAGAGCACTGGCAGGACCTACCACATACTCTACAATCCTCCGAAAGTAGAAGGCATTGATGATGAAACTGGTGAACCCCTTATCCAGAGGGATGATGACAAGCCTGAAGCCATTCTCAACAGGTTGGAAGTCTATCGTTCCCAGACAGAACCTCTTATCGGCTATTATAGGGAAAAGGGGTTGCTGGTTGATATCGATTCCTCCAAGTCACCTGAAGTAGTGATGGAAGAGCTGAAGAAAGCCGTGGCCAGATGA
- the rnhA gene encoding ribonuclease HI, with protein MDVKNLIMYTDGGCSGNPGVGGWAFVLAGEDGHAEMEKSGGSRYTTNNKMELTAVIEGLKYCLEAQAGKVTVHTDSQYVKNGITAWISNWKKNNWKTAARKPVKNQELWKELDSLNASLDVSWQWVKGHAGIELNERCDTLVGLEMDKLGR; from the coding sequence ATGGATGTTAAGAACTTGATCATGTATACGGACGGGGGATGCAGCGGAAACCCTGGTGTCGGGGGCTGGGCCTTTGTCCTTGCAGGCGAAGATGGCCATGCAGAGATGGAAAAAAGCGGTGGCAGTCGCTATACGACCAACAACAAGATGGAATTGACAGCAGTCATTGAAGGCTTGAAATATTGCTTGGAAGCACAAGCAGGAAAGGTAACGGTCCATACTGACAGCCAGTATGTCAAGAATGGTATTACTGCCTGGATAAGCAACTGGAAGAAGAATAACTGGAAAACTGCTGCACGCAAGCCTGTAAAGAACCAGGAACTCTGGAAGGAGTTGGATAGTCTCAATGCTTCTCTTGATGTTTCCTGGCAATGGGTGAAAGGCCATGCTGGCATCGAGCTGAATGAACGGTGTGATACCCTTGTCGGTCTCGAAATGGACAAACTTGGTCGTTGA
- a CDS encoding TetR/AcrR family transcriptional regulator codes for MKQRSLDRITVCDICHECQVSRQTFYRHFKDKYELVNWYFRQLCDKSFLLMGVSLTLREALHEKFSFLENEKPFFSQAFRSQDSENLKQYDYRMIYSFYTKAIEKQLQRPLPEDLRFLLEMYCEGSIYMTVRWLTGYLEETIDQIVSLLIASVPNRLRPYLLALNEK; via the coding sequence ATGAAACAAAGGTCATTGGATAGGATTACAGTCTGTGATATTTGTCATGAATGCCAAGTTTCACGACAGACTTTCTATCGGCATTTCAAGGATAAGTATGAACTGGTCAACTGGTATTTCCGACAATTATGCGACAAGAGTTTCCTTCTTATGGGAGTATCCCTGACCCTCAGGGAAGCCTTGCATGAAAAGTTTAGTTTCCTCGAAAATGAAAAGCCCTTTTTCAGCCAGGCCTTTCGGTCACAGGATAGCGAAAATCTGAAGCAATACGACTATAGGATGATCTATAGTTTTTATACAAAGGCCATAGAAAAACAACTTCAGAGGCCTTTGCCTGAAGATCTGCGTTTTCTCTTGGAAATGTATTGCGAAGGTTCAATTTACATGACCGTCAGGTGGCTTACAGGGTATTTGGAAGAAACGATTGATCAAATCGTATCACTCCTGATAGCAAGCGTACCAAACCGTCTTAGGCCATATCTGCTGGCTTTGAATGAAAAGTAG
- the fucO gene encoding lactaldehyde reductase produces MTRRFTLNETSYHGKGCIAAIVDEIQGRGFRKALICSDPGLFKFKVATKVCDLLDHAGFPYEIYSGIKPNPTISNVQEGVEAFKKSGADHIIAIGGGSSIDTAKAIGIIVNNPECADVRSLEGVSPTKNRCVPIIAVPTTAGTAAEVTINYVITDPERQRKFVCVDPKDIPIIAVVDPDMMSGMPKGLTASTGMDALTHAIEGYTTKGAWELSDMFHIKAIEIIARSLKGAVDGTDDGREGMALGQYIAGMGFSNVGLGIDHAMAHPLSAFYDTPHGVACAILLPTSMKYNAEYSGEKYREIARVFGIPGVDAMSPAAYREAAIDAVQQLGLSVGIPADLKGIVKEKDIDFLAKSAHADACFPGNPRDASIEDIKELYHSLI; encoded by the coding sequence ATGACAAGAAGATTTACATTGAATGAGACATCCTATCATGGAAAAGGCTGCATTGCCGCCATTGTCGATGAAATCCAAGGGCGGGGGTTCAGGAAAGCTTTAATTTGTTCTGATCCAGGACTTTTCAAGTTCAAGGTCGCTACCAAAGTCTGTGACCTGCTTGACCATGCCGGATTTCCCTATGAAATCTATTCAGGCATCAAGCCTAATCCTACCATCAGCAATGTCCAGGAAGGAGTCGAAGCTTTCAAGAAAAGCGGTGCTGATCACATTATTGCAATTGGAGGAGGTTCTTCGATAGACACGGCAAAAGCAATCGGTATCATCGTGAACAACCCCGAATGTGCAGATGTCCGTTCGCTTGAAGGTGTTTCACCGACAAAGAACAGATGTGTTCCTATAATTGCTGTCCCGACTACGGCAGGGACAGCAGCTGAAGTGACTATCAACTACGTGATTACAGATCCGGAACGTCAACGAAAGTTCGTTTGTGTCGATCCTAAGGATATACCGATCATTGCAGTAGTCGATCCGGATATGATGTCCGGTATGCCCAAGGGACTGACTGCATCAACAGGTATGGATGCATTGACCCATGCCATTGAAGGCTATACCACCAAAGGAGCTTGGGAACTTTCGGATATGTTCCATATAAAGGCAATTGAAATCATTGCCAGATCATTGAAAGGTGCCGTAGATGGAACGGATGACGGGAGGGAAGGCATGGCTCTGGGACAATACATCGCAGGCATGGGTTTCTCCAATGTAGGCCTTGGTATTGACCATGCCATGGCACATCCTCTCAGTGCGTTCTATGATACGCCCCATGGTGTTGCCTGTGCGATACTGCTCCCGACCAGCATGAAATATAATGCTGAATATTCAGGGGAAAAGTATCGTGAGATTGCCCGTGTGTTTGGTATACCTGGAGTCGATGCCATGTCTCCGGCTGCATATCGTGAGGCCGCTATTGACGCTGTCCAACAACTTGGACTAAGTGTCGGCATCCCAGCGGATCTCAAGGGCATTGTCAAGGAAAAGGATATTGATTTCCTTGCAAAAAGTGCACATGCAGATGCTTGTTTCCCAGGAAATCCCAGAGATGCAAGTATTGAGGATATCAAGGAACTCTACCATTCGTTGATTTGA
- a CDS encoding ABC transporter ATP-binding protein, whose protein sequence is MSENNSVSVILEHVTKRFKDTKGKADVIAVSDSNLTIKPGELVTLLGPSGCGKTTTLRMIAGFELPTEGKVFIGGEEVTLLPPNKRNTATMFQSYGLFPHMSVFNNVAYGLKLRKVPTEAIADQVNQTLEMVGLGGYGDRAPSKLSGGQQQRVALARSLIVTPGVLLLDEPLSNLDALLREQMRIEIRKIQKRLGITAIYVTHDRIEAMSLSDRIIVMKAGVIRQIGTPSEVYEYPNSRFVAGFVGKAAFIPVKIMEKQQESYRCRFNDKDLQITNFAPDLQPGSDAVLMARPESLRVVEPGKGKIEGKVRLDVYLGSSMECYVDTNLGEILVQVDDPHEKRIFDEGADVSIDFSMDRVRLLDTSTN, encoded by the coding sequence ATGTCAGAAAACAACAGCGTATCCGTAATACTTGAACATGTTACCAAGAGGTTCAAAGATACAAAAGGCAAGGCAGATGTCATTGCTGTCAGTGATTCCAATCTCACCATCAAACCGGGCGAACTTGTTACGCTTCTAGGTCCTTCCGGTTGCGGCAAGACTACTACCTTGCGAATGATTGCAGGCTTTGAATTACCGACCGAGGGCAAGGTCTTCATCGGAGGCGAGGAAGTGACCCTGTTGCCGCCGAACAAGAGGAATACTGCAACAATGTTCCAATCATATGGTCTGTTTCCCCATATGAGTGTCTTCAACAATGTAGCTTATGGACTGAAACTGAGGAAGGTCCCGACAGAGGCAATTGCTGACCAAGTGAACCAAACACTTGAAATGGTAGGCTTGGGCGGCTATGGGGACAGGGCCCCCAGCAAACTTTCAGGAGGACAGCAGCAAAGGGTTGCACTAGCTAGGTCATTGATCGTGACACCGGGCGTACTTCTGCTTGATGAACCGCTTTCAAACCTTGATGCATTGCTCAGGGAACAGATGAGGATTGAAATACGAAAGATACAGAAACGCCTTGGCATCACGGCCATCTATGTCACCCATGACCGCATTGAAGCCATGAGCCTTTCAGACCGTATCATCGTCATGAAAGCAGGAGTCATACGTCAGATCGGGACACCTTCGGAAGTCTATGAATATCCCAATTCCAGGTTCGTGGCAGGTTTTGTCGGCAAAGCAGCTTTCATTCCGGTCAAGATCATGGAAAAACAGCAGGAATCCTACAGATGCAGGTTCAATGACAAGGATCTGCAGATTACCAATTTTGCTCCCGATCTTCAGCCAGGTTCCGATGCCGTACTCATGGCAAGGCCGGAATCATTGAGGGTAGTCGAACCAGGAAAGGGAAAGATCGAAGGTAAGGTTCGGCTTGATGTCTATTTAGGCAGCAGCATGGAATGCTATGTAGATACGAACCTCGGCGAGATATTGGTACAGGTCGACGATCCGCATGAAAAGAGAATCTTCGATGAAGGAGCAGACGTATCAATTGATTTCTCAATGGACAGGGTACGGTTGCTGGATACCTCCACAAACTAG
- a CDS encoding iron ABC transporter permease — MVHRKTVRQFITFALIFIFADIFIFNSLSQEFRSDTQERNDREINLFARTAPENASAEAIDTWAEGIKQIIPGARALYFDFDADSWKYTAKGGSQVAKWLFEHHSEDSVFKKAFESLDYLEPMQLPSTYQADFSLDPDTVISTAYPSDIYFYPVADATGAAPRGAVMVVAPRIGTSNFLSLLRNLLVGAALIFLAISFILMFTRDPMANFMVMGLFIIVLLFIAYPLFEAFRLSFMTDGRFSFATWKMCLSPTYLVALWGSLKLGVLTATFSTIVGFLFAFLIERTSYKYKKTMTTLATMPVISPPFSLSLSIILLFGNNGLITQQLLHLNMSIYGLGGLTLVETIGMFPIAFMTISGVLRQIDSTVEDASLDLSATRWQTFRDITLPLASPGILSAWLLVFTNSLADFANPLLLSGDYRVLSTEAYMLVTGRSELGAGAALSFLLLLPTLTAFLAQRYWVSKRSFVTVTGKPSGTLTDLTNTPVRHLLEGICYVLMAFIVGLYLTIVAGCFVKNWGIDYSLTLANWPEALQRGWTSIRDTVLLAAIAAPIAGLLAMLASMLIVRKKFPGKRLLEMLIMTPYAIPGTLIGIAYILAFNKPPILLVGTAAIIVINYIIRELPVGVENGITALHQIDPAIEEAASDLGADTQTVFRSIVLPLVRPAFLSSMSYTFVRAMTAVSAIIFLISARWNHLTVLIFNFSENLRFGLASVLSTILIVIVLAAFSLMNHFTKGDELTNKQISAQ, encoded by the coding sequence ATGGTACATCGCAAGACAGTCAGGCAGTTCATCACTTTTGCCCTCATTTTCATCTTTGCAGATATCTTCATATTCAATTCGCTGTCTCAGGAATTCAGATCAGACACCCAGGAACGCAATGACAGGGAAATAAACCTTTTTGCCCGGACGGCTCCGGAAAATGCTTCAGCGGAAGCAATAGATACCTGGGCAGAAGGCATAAAACAGATTATTCCAGGTGCAAGAGCCCTTTATTTTGACTTTGATGCTGACAGTTGGAAATACACAGCCAAAGGCGGCAGCCAAGTTGCAAAGTGGCTTTTTGAACATCATAGTGAGGATTCCGTATTCAAGAAGGCTTTCGAAAGCCTTGATTACCTGGAACCGATGCAATTGCCCAGTACATACCAAGCGGATTTCAGTCTTGACCCTGATACTGTCATTTCGACGGCGTATCCAAGTGATATCTACTTTTATCCTGTTGCGGATGCCACAGGGGCAGCACCTCGTGGAGCTGTCATGGTAGTTGCTCCCAGAATCGGTACTTCAAATTTTCTCTCACTACTGAGGAACCTGCTTGTCGGAGCCGCACTCATCTTCCTGGCAATCTCTTTCATCCTTATGTTTACAAGAGACCCGATGGCAAACTTCATGGTAATGGGGCTGTTCATCATTGTCCTGCTCTTCATCGCCTACCCGCTATTCGAGGCTTTCCGCCTCTCGTTCATGACTGATGGCAGATTCAGCTTCGCTACGTGGAAGATGTGCCTTTCCCCTACCTATCTGGTTGCTTTGTGGGGTTCGCTTAAACTGGGAGTACTGACTGCAACATTCTCTACCATCGTCGGTTTTCTGTTTGCATTCCTCATCGAACGTACCAGTTACAAGTACAAGAAGACTATGACGACCTTGGCCACCATGCCGGTCATCAGTCCTCCTTTTTCCCTCTCGCTTTCAATCATCCTGCTGTTCGGCAACAATGGATTGATTACACAGCAGTTGCTGCATCTCAATATGTCGATATATGGCTTGGGAGGCCTTACTTTGGTAGAAACCATAGGTATGTTCCCGATTGCCTTCATGACCATCAGCGGTGTACTCAGACAGATCGACAGTACCGTTGAAGATGCTTCCCTTGATCTTTCTGCCACACGATGGCAGACTTTCCGCGACATCACGCTTCCTCTGGCTTCCCCAGGAATATTGTCTGCATGGCTGCTTGTCTTTACCAACAGCCTGGCGGATTTTGCAAATCCCCTGCTGTTGTCAGGAGACTATCGGGTACTTTCCACAGAAGCCTATATGCTGGTCACCGGCAGAAGTGAACTGGGCGCAGGTGCAGCATTGTCCTTCCTGCTCCTGCTGCCTACATTGACAGCTTTCCTTGCCCAAAGGTATTGGGTATCGAAACGAAGCTTCGTCACCGTTACAGGCAAGCCATCGGGAACCTTGACTGATCTGACAAATACGCCGGTCCGTCATCTGCTTGAAGGCATCTGCTATGTACTCATGGCATTCATCGTCGGTCTGTATCTTACGATCGTCGCAGGTTGCTTTGTCAAGAACTGGGGCATCGATTACAGCCTGACTCTCGCAAATTGGCCTGAAGCACTGCAAAGAGGCTGGACAAGCATACGGGATACTGTCCTCCTTGCTGCAATTGCAGCACCGATTGCGGGCCTGCTGGCCATGCTTGCCTCGATGCTCATCGTCAGAAAGAAATTTCCTGGCAAGAGACTCCTTGAAATGCTGATCATGACTCCTTATGCAATACCGGGCACCTTGATTGGTATCGCCTATATCCTTGCTTTCAACAAGCCGCCGATACTGCTCGTCGGAACCGCGGCAATCATCGTAATCAACTATATCATAAGGGAACTTCCTGTCGGTGTAGAAAACGGCATAACGGCACTCCACCAGATTGATCCTGCAATAGAGGAAGCCGCCAGTGACCTTGGAGCAGATACACAGACAGTCTTCAGGTCCATTGTCCTCCCCTTGGTCAGGCCAGCATTCCTTTCTTCGATGTCCTATACGTTCGTCAGGGCCATGACAGCAGTTTCAGCCATCATCTTCCTGATTAGCGCCAGATGGAATCATCTTACGGTCTTGATCTTCAACTTCTCCGAAAATCTCCGTTTCGGACTTGCTTCGGTCCTGTCAACGATATTGATAGTCATCGTCCTTGCAGCCTTCAGCCTCATGAATCATTTCACGAAGGGCGATGAGCTGACCAACAAACAGATTTCCGCACAGTGA
- a CDS encoding ABC transporter substrate-binding protein, whose product MKKCISTLLVLALAAVFAFANGASETQQAPQPAGQPASAPAKESGESVNAYTTLEEPLAAKLFQQFEQETGIKVNFVRLSGGECVARLDAEKENPQASIWVGGVGLDHITAKTKGLTTPYVSRYASKTPAKYKDPDHYWIGLYVGPLTIVTNLDRAKELGLTPPKSWADLIKPEYKGYVRMANPNTSGTAYTVLTTLRYIFNEDEDAMIEYMKKLDKNIDQYTKSGSAPGKSVATGEIPIALGFAHDQVKLKVAGANIEIDAPAEGTGYELASMSLVKGGKDTVNAKKLYDWILSSPVAQKTFTEWYVVLVADGAVKHPQALSLDQIKTITPDFLWDGDKVNKTRLLDKWNNEIGNKR is encoded by the coding sequence ATGAAAAAATGTATTTCAACGCTGCTTGTACTTGCCCTAGCAGCAGTTTTTGCCTTTGCAAATGGAGCAAGTGAGACTCAACAGGCACCACAGCCAGCAGGGCAACCTGCTTCTGCACCGGCAAAGGAAAGCGGAGAAAGCGTCAATGCCTATACAACGCTGGAAGAACCGCTTGCAGCAAAACTGTTCCAGCAGTTTGAGCAGGAAACAGGTATAAAGGTAAACTTCGTCAGATTGTCAGGCGGCGAATGTGTTGCAAGGCTTGATGCTGAAAAGGAAAACCCTCAGGCATCGATTTGGGTAGGCGGTGTCGGATTGGATCACATTACGGCAAAGACAAAGGGTCTGACCACTCCGTATGTCAGCCGCTATGCTTCAAAGACTCCTGCAAAATACAAGGATCCCGACCATTATTGGATCGGCCTGTATGTCGGACCGCTTACCATCGTCACGAACCTTGACCGTGCAAAGGAACTGGGGCTTACCCCTCCCAAGAGCTGGGCAGACTTGATCAAACCGGAATATAAAGGTTATGTCAGGATGGCAAACCCGAATACTTCAGGAACGGCTTATACGGTGCTGACTACCCTTCGCTATATCTTCAATGAAGATGAAGACGCCATGATTGAGTATATGAAAAAACTGGACAAGAACATTGACCAATACACCAAGAGTGGATCTGCACCTGGCAAGAGCGTTGCAACAGGAGAGATTCCAATTGCCCTCGGCTTTGCACATGACCAGGTAAAGCTCAAGGTTGCAGGAGCAAATATCGAAATAGACGCACCGGCCGAAGGTACCGGTTATGAACTGGCCTCCATGTCGCTGGTCAAGGGTGGAAAAGATACAGTCAATGCAAAGAAGCTTTATGATTGGATCCTGTCCAGTCCGGTAGCACAGAAGACCTTCACGGAATGGTATGTCGTTCTGGTTGCAGACGGTGCCGTCAAGCATCCGCAGGCACTTTCACTGGATCAGATCAAGACGATCACACCTGATTTCCTCTGGGATGGCGACAAAGTCAACAAGACAAGATTACTTGACAAGTGGAACAATGAAATCGGCAACAAGCGCTGA